One window of Nocardia nova SH22a genomic DNA carries:
- a CDS encoding DUF305 domain-containing protein: MFTSRTRILAVTAVAATALIAAGCGSDDSGGSAAPSSSSAMADMPGMQHGSTPATATRTDFDDADVAFLTMMYPHHAQAVDMAKMVPSRSQNQQLITLAANVEKAQAPEMEQFAALLHSFGKPAPAATMNHPMNGVMTQDQMTQLQNATGADFDRMWLQMMIDHHQGAVEMANTELANGSNAEAKTLAQNIITAQQAEIQQMRGMLGQG; the protein is encoded by the coding sequence ATGTTCACTTCGCGTACCCGAATTCTGGCGGTCACCGCCGTCGCCGCCACCGCATTGATCGCCGCCGGATGCGGCAGCGACGATTCCGGCGGTTCCGCTGCGCCGTCGTCGAGTTCGGCGATGGCCGATATGCCGGGCATGCAGCACGGCAGCACCCCCGCGACCGCCACCCGCACCGATTTCGACGACGCCGATGTCGCCTTCCTGACGATGATGTACCCGCATCACGCGCAGGCGGTCGACATGGCGAAGATGGTCCCCTCCCGATCACAGAACCAGCAGCTGATCACGCTGGCCGCGAATGTGGAGAAGGCCCAGGCTCCGGAGATGGAGCAGTTCGCGGCGCTGCTGCACAGTTTCGGCAAGCCCGCGCCCGCGGCCACCATGAATCACCCGATGAACGGTGTGATGACCCAGGATCAAATGACGCAGTTGCAGAACGCCACCGGAGCCGATTTCGACCGGATGTGGTTGCAGATGATGATCGACCATCACCAGGGCGCGGTGGAGATGGCGAATACCGAACTCGCGAACGGCTCGAATGCCGAGGCGAAGACATTGGCGCAGAACATCATCACCGCGCAGCAGGCCGAAATACAGCAGATGCGCGGGATGCTCGGACAGGGCTGA
- a CDS encoding lipase family protein, with the protein MSVRPPRPDDDPFHRAPDGFAERPPGAVLRSRVVELAVFGTIPVRVAAWQLLFRTRDHSGVPEVAVTTVLLPRDCAPGRPLVSFHCAIDAVAPQCFPSYALRRGARALGAIPQLELPLIMAALARGWVVSVPDHGGNEGRFGVAREPGYRALDAIRAALDFVPLGLNPRTPVALWGYSGGGLATTWAAELAESYAPELDIVGAVAGSPVGDPGAAFARLNGTVFAGFAMVFTAGLRRGYPKLDVALRERLHPRYLALLAEAERTATLPLLARLARRDVDRYSEGGLSGLLRSPELSEVIDDILPGRHAPRMPMLIVQGVHDEVIAVADVDALVRRYTAAGADIGYLRDRLSTHLPLEFLAVPVMADWIAARFAGRPPVRGTRTVWSLALSRRALASHGRLAVLSLRLLTARRIPGVGTADPAADRLPAATRPGRSAAVEGPRSRR; encoded by the coding sequence GTGAGCGTCCGGCCGCCCCGGCCCGACGACGACCCGTTCCACCGGGCGCCGGACGGATTCGCCGAGCGACCGCCGGGCGCCGTATTACGCAGCCGGGTCGTGGAATTGGCGGTGTTCGGCACGATCCCGGTGCGGGTCGCGGCCTGGCAGTTGCTGTTTCGCACCCGCGATCACAGCGGTGTTCCGGAGGTGGCGGTCACCACCGTGCTGCTGCCCCGCGACTGCGCGCCCGGCCGCCCGCTGGTGTCGTTCCACTGCGCGATCGATGCCGTGGCGCCGCAATGCTTTCCGTCCTACGCACTGCGCCGCGGAGCCCGCGCGCTGGGTGCGATCCCGCAACTGGAACTGCCGTTGATCATGGCGGCGCTGGCCCGGGGCTGGGTGGTGTCGGTGCCCGATCACGGCGGTAACGAGGGCCGCTTCGGGGTGGCGCGGGAGCCTGGATACCGGGCCCTCGACGCGATCCGGGCGGCGCTGGATTTCGTTCCGCTGGGCCTGAATCCACGCACGCCGGTCGCACTGTGGGGCTATTCCGGCGGCGGCTTGGCCACCACGTGGGCGGCCGAACTGGCGGAATCGTATGCGCCCGAACTCGATATCGTCGGAGCGGTCGCGGGCTCCCCGGTGGGCGATCCCGGCGCGGCCTTCGCCCGGCTGAACGGCACCGTATTCGCCGGTTTCGCCATGGTTTTCACCGCGGGCCTGCGGCGCGGTTACCCGAAACTGGATGTCGCGCTGCGCGAGCGATTACATCCGCGCTATCTGGCCCTGCTCGCCGAAGCCGAACGGACGGCGACACTTCCGCTGCTGGCCCGGCTCGCCCGCCGCGATGTCGATCGGTACAGCGAGGGCGGATTGTCCGGTCTGTTGCGCAGTCCGGAACTGAGCGAGGTCATCGATGACATCCTGCCCGGCCGCCACGCGCCCCGGATGCCGATGCTGATCGTGCAGGGCGTGCACGACGAGGTCATCGCGGTGGCGGATGTCGACGCGCTGGTGCGGCGCTACACCGCGGCCGGTGCGGACATCGGCTATCTGCGCGATCGGCTCAGTACCCATCTGCCGCTGGAGTTCCTGGCCGTTCCGGTGATGGCCGATTGGATCGCCGCCCGGTTCGCCGGACGGCCACCGGTTCGCGGGACCCGCACCGTGTGGTCGCTGGCGCTGTCCAGGCGCGCGCTGGCGAGTCACGGCCGGTTGGCGGTGCTGAGTCTCCGGCTGCTGACCGCTCGCCGTATTCCGGGCGTGGGGACCGCCGATCCGGCCGCCGATCGCCTCCCCGCCGCCACTCGTCCGGGCCGGTCGGCGGCGGTGGAGGGGCCCCGATCGCGGCGCTGA
- a CDS encoding esterase/lipase family protein produces the protein MKLRYRIPALAALLCAAAMSVTTAAATPPATPEAQLAELITAGLHPAADGRVPQPIVDTGSGSGSASGSGSGSGTGSSSAVSHASDAIGEGPEMSSYLAAFGYGLTHPDAAPPGTNRWDCVPSAAHPDPVVLVHGTWLNAYDSFAYLAPRLARAGFCVFALNFGRSGVLEGGGLAPVLPGRYGVGPIEDSARQLGAFVDRVRAATHADKVDIVAHSQGAPVTDQYLKFDGGVGKVARLVSFGGTHHGTTLLGIATLGRMINNLGVDILGFYRPLIGPANVEQAIGSPFLNQLNAGGDTVPGVAYTVVASRYDEVMNPLELAFLHAGPDATVDNIALQDGCEQDVSDHLTMMYSPRAVSIALHALDPGQPAPVCTFNPWFLGGGGSL, from the coding sequence ATGAAGCTTCGATATCGAATCCCGGCGCTGGCGGCGCTGCTGTGCGCGGCCGCGATGAGCGTCACCACCGCGGCGGCCACCCCACCTGCGACACCCGAGGCGCAACTCGCCGAACTCATCACCGCGGGCTTGCACCCGGCCGCCGACGGCCGGGTACCGCAGCCGATCGTGGATACCGGCTCCGGTTCCGGCAGCGCGTCCGGCAGCGGTTCCGGCTCCGGTACGGGGAGCAGTTCGGCCGTGAGTCATGCCAGCGACGCGATCGGCGAGGGGCCGGAGATGTCGTCGTATCTGGCCGCTTTCGGGTACGGCCTGACCCATCCGGATGCCGCGCCGCCGGGAACGAACCGGTGGGATTGTGTGCCGAGTGCCGCGCATCCGGATCCGGTGGTCCTGGTGCACGGCACCTGGCTCAACGCCTACGACAGTTTCGCCTATCTGGCGCCGCGGCTCGCGCGGGCCGGATTCTGCGTGTTCGCATTGAATTTCGGGCGCTCCGGTGTGCTGGAGGGCGGCGGGCTCGCGCCGGTGCTGCCGGGCCGCTACGGGGTCGGGCCGATCGAGGATTCTGCCCGGCAGCTGGGTGCGTTCGTGGACCGGGTGCGCGCCGCGACCCATGCCGACAAGGTCGATATCGTCGCGCATTCGCAGGGTGCGCCGGTCACCGATCAGTATCTGAAATTCGACGGTGGCGTCGGAAAGGTCGCGCGGCTGGTCAGCTTCGGCGGAACCCATCACGGCACCACGCTGCTCGGGATCGCGACGCTGGGCCGGATGATCAACAATCTGGGGGTCGACATTCTGGGCTTCTACCGGCCGCTGATCGGTCCGGCCAATGTGGAGCAGGCGATCGGTTCGCCGTTCCTGAACCAGCTCAACGCCGGTGGTGACACGGTGCCCGGCGTCGCCTACACGGTGGTGGCCTCCCGCTACGACGAGGTGATGAATCCGCTGGAACTGGCCTTCCTGCACGCGGGTCCGGACGCCACCGTCGACAACATCGCGCTGCAGGACGGCTGTGAACAGGATGTCTCCGACCATCTGACGATGATGTACTCGCCCCGGGCGGTGTCGATCGCGCTGCACGCGCTCGATCCCGGGCAACCGGCTCCCGTCTGCACCTTCAACCCGTGGTTCCTCGGCGGCGGGGGCTCCCTGTGA
- a CDS encoding PucR family transcriptional regulator → MPVAVSSTSSPVSASPGIAGRLLERLPQVAERILSSGLGTTAPAADLPADHFVEVLPAIYGCAHAFLHAVEHGRDFTQDDVATLVAPVIERHAEDRLPLRMLMEAMHRSAQQVLQEAVALSTPDEVDQLVEFGSRTLELLMHINVITVEGYAAVEQSIYHPEREARRALCAALVSGQPADEQAARADTVLAEHYAVLAVQLRTDDQAAPANLLARRRIRILQHALDRIAGAAALHTFDGESAIILLPGGSGWHENTGADLATELAEQFGTDVMVAEASWTEREAVPEAAREATEIAQLARLSGRPTGVYRLDDLLLEYQLTRPGPARDRLADRIVPLRRTPHLLETLDAHLRHGSDRKAAAAEIHVHPNTFTYRLRRIAELTGTDPSDPAGSRLLAAALAVHRLRPVAAGPAPARSAVDGTC, encoded by the coding sequence ATGCCGGTTGCCGTTTCCTCCACATCGTCACCCGTGTCGGCTTCGCCCGGGATCGCCGGGCGTCTGCTCGAACGCCTGCCCCAGGTCGCCGAGCGCATTCTGTCCTCCGGCCTGGGCACCACGGCGCCGGCAGCCGACCTGCCCGCCGACCATTTCGTGGAGGTACTGCCCGCGATCTACGGCTGCGCGCACGCCTTCCTGCACGCGGTGGAACACGGACGGGATTTCACCCAGGACGATGTGGCGACGTTGGTGGCGCCGGTCATCGAACGGCATGCCGAGGATCGACTCCCGCTGCGGATGCTGATGGAGGCGATGCACCGCTCGGCGCAGCAGGTGCTCCAGGAGGCGGTGGCGCTGAGCACGCCGGACGAGGTCGATCAGCTGGTCGAGTTCGGTTCGCGCACACTCGAATTGCTGATGCACATCAACGTGATCACGGTCGAGGGATACGCCGCCGTCGAGCAGTCGATCTATCACCCCGAACGCGAGGCCCGGCGGGCCCTGTGCGCGGCTCTGGTGAGCGGCCAGCCCGCCGACGAACAGGCCGCCCGCGCCGATACCGTTCTGGCCGAACACTATGCGGTGCTGGCGGTGCAGCTGCGCACCGACGATCAGGCGGCGCCCGCGAATCTGCTGGCGCGCCGACGGATTCGGATCCTGCAACACGCGCTGGACCGGATCGCCGGGGCCGCGGCCCTGCACACCTTCGACGGTGAATCGGCGATCATCCTGTTACCCGGCGGATCCGGATGGCACGAGAACACGGGCGCGGATCTCGCGACCGAACTGGCCGAACAGTTCGGCACCGATGTGATGGTCGCCGAAGCCTCGTGGACCGAACGGGAAGCGGTACCCGAGGCGGCCCGGGAGGCGACCGAGATCGCACAGTTGGCCCGGCTGTCGGGCCGCCCCACCGGCGTGTACCGGCTCGATGACCTCCTGCTCGAATATCAGCTCACCCGGCCGGGCCCGGCCCGGGATCGGCTCGCCGACCGGATCGTTCCGCTGCGGCGCACACCGCATCTGCTCGAAACCCTCGACGCCCATTTGCGCCACGGCTCCGATCGCAAGGCGGCCGCGGCCGAAATCCACGTCCACCCCAACACATTCACCTATCGGCTGCGCCGGATCGCCGAACTGACCGGCACCGACCCCAGCGATCCCGCCGGATCCCGGCTGCTCGCGGCGGCATTGGCGGTCCATCGGCTACGTCCCGTGGCGGCCGGTCCCGCCCCCGCTCGATCCGCGGTGGACGGAACATGTTGA
- a CDS encoding PucR family transcriptional regulator has protein sequence MNTRPRHDVRVLSRQLVGHFAEHVAPCSTLPGDALHGDITAVTRVCLELTVDILEGREAGEKVARLQRAAANWAREGIPIDTVHHAVHEGFRLAFDVLVTQTDPALRPENPAQLLLRILDTITPAVALAYVREHQAAVTEHHTAVHTLVSALLAGHPTSTMARAGGIEIESSYVVVAVSIPPHPDESHPNVNGKVVARRKLRRLQTALAARGGGRVLSLLSVDGGTMLLPEALFADDQLDEVIAELSEAAQVGLTATAITAATEEISTAADRAHELLDTVLRLVCPPGLYRFADLAMEYQLTRPGPGLDRLGALLDPLDDHPDLLETLRRHMSTGLSRRRTARQLQVHTNTVDYRLKRIGQLTGLDPAQPSGLWYLRAALVARTYRESDRSGAPTITRGPVNHLPDGMGKTFAGR, from the coding sequence ATGAATACACGCCCCCGCCACGATGTCCGGGTGCTGTCGCGGCAACTGGTCGGTCATTTCGCCGAGCACGTGGCACCGTGCTCGACCCTGCCCGGTGATGCCCTGCACGGCGATATCACCGCGGTGACCAGGGTGTGCCTGGAGTTGACCGTCGACATCCTCGAGGGTCGCGAGGCCGGGGAGAAGGTGGCGCGGCTGCAGCGGGCGGCCGCGAACTGGGCCCGCGAGGGCATCCCGATCGACACCGTGCACCACGCGGTGCACGAGGGTTTCCGGCTCGCCTTCGACGTGCTGGTCACCCAGACCGATCCCGCACTGCGGCCGGAGAATCCGGCACAACTGCTGTTACGCATCCTCGACACCATCACCCCGGCCGTCGCCCTGGCCTATGTGCGCGAACATCAGGCGGCGGTCACCGAACATCACACCGCGGTGCACACGCTGGTCTCGGCGCTGCTGGCCGGTCACCCCACCTCGACCATGGCGCGGGCCGGTGGGATCGAGATCGAGTCGTCGTATGTCGTGGTGGCCGTGAGCATTCCGCCGCATCCGGACGAGTCACATCCCAATGTGAACGGCAAGGTGGTGGCCCGGCGCAAGCTGCGCCGGTTGCAGACCGCCCTCGCGGCGCGCGGCGGCGGGCGGGTGCTGTCGCTGCTCAGCGTCGACGGCGGCACCATGCTGCTGCCGGAAGCGCTGTTCGCCGACGATCAGCTCGACGAGGTGATCGCGGAACTGTCGGAGGCCGCGCAGGTCGGGCTCACCGCCACCGCCATCACCGCGGCGACCGAGGAGATCTCCACCGCCGCCGATCGGGCGCACGAACTGCTCGACACCGTCCTGCGCCTGGTCTGCCCGCCGGGGCTCTATCGGTTCGCCGACCTGGCGATGGAATACCAATTGACCCGTCCCGGTCCGGGTTTGGATCGGCTGGGCGCGCTGCTCGATCCGCTCGACGATCATCCGGATCTGCTCGAGACGCTGCGCCGCCACATGTCAACCGGGCTGTCACGGCGGCGCACCGCGCGCCAATTGCAGGTGCACACCAACACCGTCGACTACCGCCTCAAACGAATCGGGCAGCTCACCGGGCTGGACCCGGCCCAGCCGAGCGGCCTGTGGTACCTGCGGGCGGCGCTGGTGGCGCGGACCTATCGGGAGTCCGATCGCTCCGGTGCGCCCACGATCACGCGCGGTCCGGTAAATCACTTGCCCGACGGTATGGGCAAAACATTTGCCGGAAGGTAG